From Actinomycetes bacterium, a single genomic window includes:
- a CDS encoding HNH endonuclease family protein has translation MTRRRAVGVAAAAVLAISPLAACGSSTPVEPGAASSAASPPSGGSASAVASHGASRPVVLAAVLGELSRLRVAGRGPMTGYSRAQFGPAWEDTDRNGCDTRNDILRRDLVALRLQPGTHGCVVLGGTLRDPYSGRSILFQQGQGTSELVQIDHVVALGDAWQSGAAPWSAAKRLALANDPLDLLAVEGALNQQKGDANAASWLPPDKAFRCADVARQVSVKAAYRLSVTTAEKAAMQRVLAGCPARSAP, from the coding sequence GTGACCAGGCGCCGAGCCGTGGGCGTGGCGGCGGCAGCAGTGCTCGCCATCTCCCCTCTGGCCGCCTGCGGTTCGTCGACCCCGGTTGAGCCGGGCGCTGCCAGCTCAGCGGCCAGCCCGCCCTCCGGCGGCTCGGCGAGCGCGGTCGCCAGCCACGGCGCCTCCCGACCCGTCGTCCTGGCCGCCGTTCTCGGCGAGCTGAGCCGGCTGCGGGTTGCTGGCCGCGGGCCGATGACCGGCTACAGCCGGGCCCAGTTCGGCCCAGCGTGGGAGGACACCGACCGCAACGGCTGCGACACCCGCAACGACATCCTGCGCCGTGACCTGGTGGCCCTCCGGCTGCAGCCTGGCACCCACGGCTGCGTGGTGCTCGGCGGAACCCTGCGCGACCCCTACAGCGGTCGTTCGATCCTGTTCCAGCAAGGTCAGGGCACCAGCGAGCTGGTCCAGATCGACCACGTGGTCGCGCTGGGTGACGCCTGGCAGTCCGGCGCGGCCCCGTGGTCGGCCGCGAAGCGGCTAGCCTTAGCCAACGACCCGCTCGACCTGCTCGCCGTCGAAGGCGCACTGAACCAGCAGAAGGGCGATGCGAACGCCGCGAGCTGGCTGCCGCCGGACAAGGCGTTCCGCTGTGCCGACGTGGCCCGTCAGGTGAGCGTGAAGGCGGCCTACCGGCTCTCCGTCACGACGGCTGAGAAGGCCGCCATGCAGCGGGTGCTCGCTGGCTGTCCCGCGCGGTCGGCGCCATAG
- a CDS encoding ATP-binding cassette domain-containing protein has protein sequence MIEAVGLTKVYGQKAAVSDLTFTVQPGIVTGFLGPNGAGKSTTMRMAVGLAEPTGGRVTVGGRDYRGLRAPLHEVGALLEARAVHTGRTAYNHLLALARTHGIGRSRIDAVIDLVGIGDVARKRVGGFSLGMGQRLGIAAALLGDPAVLILDEPVNGLDPEGIRWIRELLRSLAGQGRTVFVSSHLMSEMAQTADHLIVVGRGRLVADEPVDAFISRASRRNVVVRTPDADRLRDLLLAEGAVVTSQDGAMLDVIGMDAVQIGEIAAAQRVTLHELTPQRASLEEAFMELTADDVEYAGSTQ, from the coding sequence GTGATCGAGGCCGTCGGGTTGACGAAGGTCTACGGGCAGAAGGCCGCCGTCTCCGACCTCACGTTCACGGTGCAGCCCGGGATCGTCACCGGCTTCCTCGGCCCCAACGGGGCCGGCAAGTCGACGACCATGCGGATGGCCGTCGGGCTGGCCGAGCCTACGGGGGGGCGGGTGACGGTCGGTGGTCGCGACTACCGCGGGCTGCGGGCGCCGCTGCACGAGGTCGGTGCGCTGCTGGAGGCCCGCGCCGTCCACACCGGGCGCACCGCCTACAACCACCTGCTTGCCCTTGCGCGCACCCACGGGATCGGCCGGTCCCGGATCGACGCCGTGATCGACCTGGTCGGGATCGGCGACGTCGCGCGAAAGCGCGTGGGTGGCTTCAGCCTCGGCATGGGCCAGCGGCTGGGCATCGCCGCCGCGCTGCTGGGCGACCCGGCGGTGCTCATCCTGGACGAGCCGGTCAACGGGCTGGACCCGGAGGGCATCCGCTGGATCCGCGAGCTGCTGCGTTCCCTGGCCGGGCAGGGTCGGACGGTCTTCGTGTCCAGTCACCTGATGAGCGAGATGGCGCAGACCGCCGACCACCTGATCGTGGTGGGCCGTGGCCGGCTGGTCGCCGACGAGCCGGTGGACGCGTTCATCTCGCGCGCGTCGCGCCGCAACGTCGTGGTGCGGACGCCGGACGCTGATCGGCTGCGCGACCTGCTGCTGGCCGAGGGGGCGGTGGTGACCAGCCAGGACGGCGCGATGCTGGACGTGATCGGCATGGACGCCGTCCAGATCGGTGAGATCGCAGCGGCCCAGCGCGTGACGCTGCATGAGCTGACGCCGCAGCGGGCCTCGTTGGAGGAAGCCTTCATGGAGCTGACCGCGGACGACGTCGAGTACGCGGGGAGCACCCAGTGA
- a CDS encoding ABC transporter permease, translated as MTAAVEPVLYQAPRGNVTFGGVLASEWVKLRSLRSTVWSLVAAVGMLVGFAMLFSFAVASRWASMPLARRAEFDPTRISLNGVFLAQLAIGVLGVLIIGGEFSTGMIRSSVAAVPRRLPVLWAKAVVFGMVTLVLMVVAALAAFTVGQRILAGQHIQTTLGAPGVTRAVLGAAAYLTLIGLLGLGLGALLRNSAAAISTLVAAVLVVPILVNFLPSDWQVHVARWLPSAAGESMMTVHPTSAQLRAGAGALVLVAYVVVVGAAGAVGLARRDV; from the coding sequence GTGACCGCGGCGGTCGAACCGGTCCTCTACCAGGCGCCGCGCGGCAACGTGACGTTCGGGGGAGTCCTCGCGTCGGAGTGGGTGAAGCTGCGCTCGTTGCGCTCGACGGTCTGGTCCCTGGTCGCCGCGGTGGGGATGCTGGTCGGGTTCGCCATGCTGTTCTCGTTCGCCGTGGCCTCCCGCTGGGCCAGCATGCCGCTGGCCCGCCGGGCCGAGTTCGACCCGACCAGGATCAGCCTGAACGGTGTGTTCCTGGCCCAGCTCGCCATCGGCGTCCTGGGCGTGCTGATCATCGGCGGGGAGTTCTCCACCGGCATGATCCGCTCGTCGGTCGCGGCGGTGCCCCGACGACTGCCGGTGCTGTGGGCCAAGGCCGTGGTGTTCGGCATGGTCACGCTGGTCCTCATGGTGGTCGCGGCGCTGGCCGCGTTCACCGTCGGGCAGCGGATCCTGGCCGGCCAGCACATCCAGACGACCCTGGGTGCCCCCGGGGTGACCCGGGCGGTGCTTGGCGCGGCCGCCTACCTCACCCTGATCGGGCTGCTCGGGCTCGGGCTGGGCGCACTGCTGCGCAACTCGGCAGCGGCGATCTCGACCCTGGTGGCGGCCGTCCTGGTGGTGCCCATCCTGGTCAACTTCCTGCCGTCGGACTGGCAGGTGCACGTCGCGCGCTGGCTGCCCAGCGCGGCGGGGGAGTCGATGATGACGGTGCACCCGACCTCGGCCCAGCTCAGGGCGGGCGCCGGGGCGCTGGTCCTCGTCGCGTATGTCGTCGTGGTCGGTGCGGCCGGGGCGGTCGGCCTCGCCCGCCGGGACGTCTGA
- a CDS encoding PspC domain-containing protein: MTDQTPVEAPTRSRLVRSRDDRLIAGVCGGVARWSGLDVALVRIVVVLLAVFGGSGLLVYVLGWLLIPDEGAEQTEADRILHGLRR, from the coding sequence ATGACCGATCAGACTCCCGTCGAAGCCCCCACCCGTTCCCGGCTCGTCCGCAGCCGTGACGACCGCCTGATCGCCGGCGTGTGCGGCGGCGTCGCCCGCTGGTCCGGCCTGGACGTCGCGCTCGTGCGGATCGTCGTCGTGCTGCTGGCCGTGTTCGGCGGCAGCGGGCTGCTCGTCTACGTGCTGGGCTGGCTGCTCATCCCGGACGAGGGCGCCGAGCAGACCGAGGCGGACCGGATCCTGCACGGGCTGCGCCGCTAG
- a CDS encoding XdhC family protein, translating into MTAHGDHPHEHPHRDLACAIAHGDAPAPVEDRRLVAVFASPVAMELAHVAQHVGYQVVVLDPDLSRSCDPLARVPDAGSAGLDARTDVVVTDHDRAELGDLLADVLRYSPRWIGVMGSLRHTAPHVAALRDRGVPEEAIARVHRPIGLDIGSQTPAEIAVSTVAGLLADRNQRAGGTYTSALQRAAGS; encoded by the coding sequence ATGACCGCCCACGGTGACCACCCCCACGAGCACCCGCACCGCGACTTGGCCTGCGCGATCGCGCACGGCGATGCGCCGGCCCCGGTCGAGGACCGGCGGCTGGTCGCGGTGTTCGCCTCGCCGGTCGCGATGGAGCTGGCGCACGTCGCGCAGCACGTCGGCTACCAGGTGGTCGTGCTCGACCCGGACCTGTCGCGCTCGTGTGACCCGCTGGCGCGGGTGCCGGACGCCGGTTCGGCCGGGCTCGACGCCCGGACAGACGTCGTGGTGACCGACCACGACCGGGCCGAGCTCGGTGACCTGCTGGCCGACGTGCTGCGGTATTCCCCGCGGTGGATCGGGGTCATGGGCAGCCTGCGGCACACGGCCCCACACGTCGCCGCGCTGCGCGACCGGGGGGTCCCCGAGGAGGCCATCGCTCGGGTCCATCGCCCGATCGGGCTGGACATCGGGTCCCAGACGCCGGCCGAGATCGCCGTATCCACGGTGGCCGGGCTGCTCGCCGACCGCAACCAGCGGGCCGGCGGGACGTACACCAGCGCGCTGCAGCGGGCGGCCGGGTCCTAG